The following coding sequences lie in one Steroidobacter denitrificans genomic window:
- a CDS encoding MlaD family protein, with product MEREANYVAVGAFILLAVAAAVGFVLWYTNANDGREYTLYEIYFSGSVSGLDRGSPVRYLGVDVGRIRRLSIDPANPGRVAAIAEIDRSAPISSATRASLGLQGVTGLLYVNLREAPELDKSAPLPQGERYPVIESVASDIDVFLASLPELVGSANVLLDRFSRILSDDNIEGLAATIEHVRTATVGLPQTTAQVTQLIVQLQGAVDEVREGARAMRGITVDARPEIRATLARLSETAGHLAQAAGRMDAFTHQSERQLGHFSEQGLFQIEQLLRETRSAAREFRDLSRSLRENPSQILYEPPQSGVEIDP from the coding sequence ATGGAACGAGAAGCCAATTACGTTGCCGTCGGCGCGTTCATCCTGCTGGCCGTTGCAGCGGCCGTAGGGTTCGTGCTGTGGTATACGAACGCCAATGACGGGCGTGAATATACGCTTTACGAAATCTACTTCAGCGGCAGCGTCAGCGGCCTGGATCGCGGCAGCCCGGTGCGTTATCTAGGCGTGGATGTCGGTCGTATACGCCGGCTGTCCATCGATCCCGCGAATCCCGGTCGGGTTGCGGCGATCGCGGAGATCGACCGCAGCGCGCCCATTTCCTCAGCGACGCGCGCCAGCCTCGGCTTGCAGGGCGTGACGGGACTGCTGTACGTCAATTTGCGCGAGGCGCCCGAACTCGATAAAAGCGCTCCGTTGCCGCAGGGGGAGCGTTATCCGGTGATCGAGTCGGTGGCTTCCGACATCGACGTGTTCCTGGCCAGTTTGCCGGAACTGGTGGGCAGCGCCAATGTGCTGCTCGACCGCTTCAGTCGCATACTGTCCGACGACAACATCGAGGGGCTGGCGGCGACGATCGAGCATGTGCGCACGGCAACGGTCGGCCTGCCGCAGACCACGGCGCAGGTGACGCAGCTGATCGTCCAGTTGCAGGGAGCGGTCGATGAGGTTCGTGAAGGCGCACGGGCGATGCGCGGAATTACGGTCGATGCACGCCCCGAGATACGCGCGACGCTGGCTCGCTTGAGTGAAACCGCGGGGCATCTGGCGCAGGCTGCCGGGCGTATGGATGCATTCACGCACCAGAGCGAACGGCAGCTTGGACATTTCAGCGAACAAGGATTATTTCAAATCGAACAGCTGCTGCGCGAGACCCGCTCGGCGGCGCGGGAGTTTCGCGATCTGTCGCGCAGCCTCCGGGAAAATCCGTCGCAGATTCTGTATGAACCGCCGCAGAGCGGCGTCGAGATCGATCCATGA
- a CDS encoding recombination-associated protein RdgC has translation MWFKNLIVYRLPEDWSVPAAELETQLSNRSLPPCGSFDRHSRGWVPVGPGRRFVHTTNGQHLIALGVEEKLLPASVIRQVAGERAKELEEQQGYPVGRRQMRELKERVGEELRGRALTRKRSTCAWIDPANRRLVIDAAGASRAEELIETLRDTLGTLAVEFLETERSVPQILGAWVMAGDAPLRFTIEQDLELQSADPSKPTIRYVRHPLDGKDIRAHIGAGMFATRLGLTWNDRIAFVLTEKLQVKRVEFLAIEKDGPGDEAAQPAAEEQFDIDFTLMTGELAQLLADLAEVLGVRSAQAQSAAA, from the coding sequence ATGTGGTTCAAGAATCTCATCGTTTATCGGTTGCCGGAAGATTGGTCGGTTCCCGCCGCCGAACTGGAAACTCAATTGTCGAATCGTTCGCTGCCGCCCTGCGGCAGCTTCGATAGGCACAGCCGCGGATGGGTGCCGGTCGGGCCCGGCCGGCGATTCGTCCACACGACCAACGGCCAGCATTTGATTGCTCTGGGCGTGGAAGAGAAGCTGCTGCCTGCCTCGGTTATCCGCCAGGTGGCGGGCGAGCGCGCCAAGGAACTGGAGGAGCAGCAAGGATATCCTGTCGGCCGCCGGCAGATGCGTGAGCTGAAGGAACGGGTCGGGGAAGAACTGCGTGGGCGCGCCTTGACCCGCAAGCGATCCACATGCGCCTGGATCGATCCGGCCAATCGCCGGCTGGTGATCGATGCCGCCGGCGCCTCGCGGGCGGAGGAGTTGATCGAAACCTTGCGCGATACGCTGGGGACGCTGGCGGTGGAATTCCTGGAGACCGAGCGCTCCGTACCACAGATCCTGGGGGCCTGGGTGATGGCCGGCGATGCTCCGCTACGCTTCACGATCGAGCAGGATCTGGAGCTGCAGTCGGCGGATCCGAGCAAGCCCACGATCCGTTATGTGCGTCATCCCTTGGATGGAAAAGATATCCGTGCGCACATCGGCGCCGGGATGTTCGCCACGCGGCTGGGTCTGACCTGGAACGATCGCATCGCCTTCGTGCTGACGGAGAAATTACAGGTCAAGCGCGTGGAGTTCCTGGCGATCGAGAAGGACGGCCCCGGGGACGAGGCGGCCCAACCCGCCGCGGAGGAACAATTCGATATCGATTTCACGCTCATGACCGGCGAACTGGCGCAGCTGCTGGCCGATCTGGCAGAGGTGCTCGGCGTGCGTTCTGCGCAAGCACAATCGGCCGCCGCGTAG
- a CDS encoding ABC transporter ATP-binding protein, with product MDHPPLVSVRSLVNRFGAQLVHDQIDLDVHPGEVLGIVGGSGSGKSVLLRTMLGLHRPTAGQVLIAGKDITLMSESEMLAVKRSYGVTFQQGALFSSLTVAENIQLPIREYFDVSAQALASLTEMRLRMVGLPLEAGAKLPSQLSGGMVKRAALARSLALDPTLLFLDEPTAGLDPISASAFDELVRYLHRGLKLTIVMITHDLDTLIATCSRVAVLVDRKIVVDTLEGLVDNPHPWIREYFHGPRARAAHMAARAADEAQPCRGGDLRNPRRHR from the coding sequence ATGGATCACCCCCCCCTCGTTTCCGTGCGCTCGCTGGTCAATCGCTTCGGTGCGCAGCTGGTACACGACCAGATCGACCTCGATGTCCATCCCGGCGAGGTGCTCGGCATCGTCGGTGGTTCCGGCAGCGGAAAATCGGTGCTGTTGCGCACGATGCTCGGATTGCATCGCCCGACCGCCGGCCAGGTGCTGATTGCCGGCAAGGACATTACGCTAATGAGCGAGTCGGAGATGCTGGCGGTCAAGCGCAGCTACGGTGTCACGTTTCAACAGGGAGCCTTGTTCTCCTCGCTGACGGTGGCGGAGAACATCCAGCTGCCGATACGGGAGTATTTCGATGTGTCAGCGCAGGCTCTGGCGTCGCTGACCGAAATGCGTCTGCGCATGGTGGGCCTGCCGCTGGAGGCCGGTGCCAAGCTTCCCTCCCAGCTCTCGGGCGGCATGGTCAAGCGGGCGGCCTTGGCCCGTTCACTGGCGCTCGATCCGACGCTGTTGTTTCTGGATGAGCCGACGGCAGGGCTCGATCCGATCTCGGCCTCGGCGTTCGATGAACTGGTGCGTTATCTGCATCGTGGATTGAAACTGACGATCGTGATGATTACCCACGACCTGGATACACTGATCGCAACCTGTAGCCGGGTGGCCGTGCTGGTTGACAGAAAAATCGTGGTCGATACGCTCGAGGGACTCGTGGACAATCCTCATCCGTGGATACGGGAATACTTTCACGGGCCGCGCGCCCGTGCGGCGCATATGGCAGCGCGGGCAGCTGATGAGGCGCAGCCGTGCCGGGGCGGCGATCTGCGGAACCCGCGCCGTCACCGCTGA
- a CDS encoding ABC transporter permease — MLLESSQGGDTLTLGLRGAWRIENIAEIEHALASLPAGHARVRIDSGALEALDLSGAWLLRERLAGLKESGASIEFAGQAPAQLVFLQDMLADAHMPPAAPADAPASLRDALAWVGRTSLEQLGRVHDATGYLGRLALTLRSALRSAHHLRIPSITRHVYETGIQAVPIVALIAFLISVIVAYLGAQQLRQFGAEIFTVDLVAIAVLREMGVLLTAIIVAGRSGSAFAAEIGVMRLNEEVDALRSMGIDYFEVLVLPRVIGLLIALPLLTIVADAMGLMGGALLSSLLLDIPLPQYIARVQDALAPTTFWAGLIKAPVFALLIAMVGTYRGMQVRSSSRELGRLTTVAVVQSIFLVILADAIFAIIFVELDF; from the coding sequence GTGCTACTGGAATCAAGTCAAGGCGGCGACACGCTGACGCTGGGTCTGCGCGGGGCGTGGCGCATCGAGAATATTGCGGAAATAGAACATGCGCTGGCGAGTCTGCCTGCCGGTCATGCGCGCGTGCGCATCGACAGCGGCGCACTGGAGGCGCTGGATCTGTCGGGTGCATGGCTGCTGCGCGAGCGGCTCGCCGGCCTGAAGGAGTCGGGCGCCAGCATCGAGTTCGCCGGACAGGCGCCGGCGCAGCTGGTTTTCCTTCAGGACATGCTCGCCGATGCGCACATGCCGCCCGCCGCTCCAGCGGATGCCCCGGCGTCCCTGCGCGATGCGCTCGCCTGGGTCGGCCGTACGTCTCTCGAGCAACTAGGCCGGGTGCATGATGCGACCGGCTATTTGGGCCGGCTTGCCCTGACGTTGCGGAGCGCACTGCGCAGCGCGCATCATTTGCGGATTCCGTCGATCACGCGCCATGTCTATGAGACCGGTATCCAGGCGGTCCCGATCGTTGCGCTGATCGCATTCCTGATCAGCGTCATCGTCGCCTACCTGGGGGCGCAACAATTGCGCCAGTTCGGCGCCGAAATTTTCACGGTCGACCTGGTGGCGATCGCCGTGCTGCGCGAGATGGGGGTATTGTTGACCGCAATCATCGTCGCCGGGCGCTCGGGCAGCGCCTTCGCGGCGGAGATCGGCGTGATGCGTCTCAATGAGGAAGTGGATGCGCTGCGCTCGATGGGCATCGACTATTTCGAAGTACTGGTGCTGCCGCGCGTCATCGGCTTGCTCATCGCGCTGCCGCTGTTGACGATCGTTGCCGACGCGATGGGTCTGATGGGGGGGGCGCTGCTGTCGTCCCTGCTGTTGGATATCCCGCTGCCCCAGTACATTGCCCGAGTACAGGATGCGCTGGCACCCACGACATTCTGGGCAGGCTTGATCAAGGCGCCTGTGTTTGCGCTCCTGATCGCGATGGTCGGTACCTATCGCGGTATGCAAGTGCGCAGCTCGTCACGGGAACTGGGGCGGCTGACGACCGTGGCCGTCGTGCAGTCCATCTTTCTGGTGATCCTCGCGGATGCGATCTTTGCGATCATATTCGTGGAACTCGACTTCTGA
- a CDS encoding ABC-type transport auxiliary lipoprotein family protein, which translates to MTTTMPDAGEALSRAGRSAASGSWLRIGRRKPLAWLMIPAMLLSACSGSLLESDLPVNTIYVLAPAAPDPALRDESLSGAAGIDLSIARPHLAPGLDTDRIGVLTGRRLDYYRAVRWGAPAAEVLQSLLIDSLRDQQLFNSVSSERARIGGAYLLDIDVRDFQAEYTGETAAPTAQIYFTARLIRVADRKLVRTFSIHARRQAARNRMGAVVGAFESAGQQAALSLARQVSASIASDLQRSGGEPDF; encoded by the coding sequence ATGACAACAACGATGCCGGATGCCGGGGAAGCGTTGTCGCGCGCGGGACGTTCAGCGGCCAGCGGGTCGTGGCTGCGTATCGGGCGCCGGAAACCGCTGGCCTGGCTCATGATCCCGGCGATGCTGCTGTCCGCCTGTAGCGGATCGCTGCTGGAAAGCGATCTGCCGGTGAATACGATATATGTGCTGGCACCCGCGGCACCGGATCCGGCCCTCCGCGACGAAAGCCTGTCGGGCGCCGCAGGCATCGACCTGTCGATCGCCAGGCCGCATCTTGCTCCCGGCTTGGATACCGATCGAATCGGCGTCCTTACGGGCCGGCGGCTGGACTATTACCGGGCCGTACGCTGGGGAGCGCCTGCCGCCGAAGTCCTGCAGTCCTTGTTGATCGATTCGCTGCGCGATCAGCAACTGTTCAACAGCGTGAGTTCCGAGCGGGCAAGGATCGGCGGCGCCTACCTGCTGGATATCGACGTACGCGATTTTCAGGCGGAGTATACCGGCGAAACGGCAGCGCCTACGGCACAGATATATTTCACCGCTCGATTGATTCGCGTCGCGGATCGCAAACTGGTGCGGACATTCAGCATCCATGCCCGCCGGCAGGCAGCCCGGAATCGTATGGGTGCGGTGGTAGGCGCGTTCGAGTCGGCCGGGCAGCAGGCGGCGCTGTCGCTCGCCCGGCAGGTATCGGCTTCGATAGCAAGCGATCTGCAGAGGTCTGGCGGTGAACCGGATTTCTAG
- a CDS encoding DUF4136 domain-containing protein: MNISDDGSSGYCRTRRDALRRFPVAGRMLQALAAAIPALALAACAASTSKVRVQQADTDLTACRTFDWLAVRDVAASLNEQRIRAAAMRRLQDKGYELSPDRPDCRITYVLLFRESAAAKPRVAVGAGGGSRGMVGGIGVSVPISRKERQSATFMLDVIDVASNAQVWSGSLDTSFASRELTQEEADTVVERILAAFP; the protein is encoded by the coding sequence ATGAACATATCGGATGACGGTTCGTCTGGATATTGCCGCACCCGGCGCGATGCTTTGCGCAGGTTTCCGGTGGCAGGGCGCATGCTACAGGCATTGGCGGCGGCGATACCGGCCTTGGCGCTTGCGGCTTGTGCCGCCAGTACCTCGAAGGTGAGAGTCCAGCAGGCCGACACGGATCTTACCGCATGCCGCACGTTCGACTGGCTGGCGGTGCGTGATGTTGCCGCATCGCTCAATGAGCAGCGGATCCGCGCGGCAGCGATGCGCCGATTGCAGGACAAGGGCTACGAGCTGTCGCCGGACCGCCCGGACTGCCGTATCACCTATGTGCTGTTGTTTCGCGAGTCGGCGGCCGCCAAGCCGCGCGTCGCTGTCGGCGCCGGCGGCGGTTCGCGGGGCATGGTCGGGGGGATCGGGGTCAGCGTTCCGATCAGCCGCAAGGAGCGGCAGTCCGCTACGTTCATGCTGGACGTGATCGATGTCGCGAGCAATGCACAGGTCTGGAGCGGCTCGCTGGATACCAGCTTTGCGAGCCGGGAATTGACTCAGGAAGAGGCGGATACGGTGGTCGAACGGATCCTGGCCGCATTTCCCTGA
- a CDS encoding mechanosensitive ion channel family protein produces MNEFSRPLTIHYFGNSLLQWGAFVIIATMALLTLLLIRRLVRNRHAVLAATAEIEFAERFFQIASRTSSAFLAIVSVYAGLLALKLPENAYQAIHTAFTIAVFWQTGLWASTAVLAAVQRRRRGALKSDQAAASSLGIIGFVARLTIWSLVLLLTLDNLGIQIKSLLAGLGIGGIAVALAAQNILGDLFASLSITLDRPFVVGDALQVDEFSGTVEYIGVKSTRLRSVSGEQIIIPNANLLSSRIRNNARLRERRVIYTLSVDQLTSHEQLRRLPGILRELIESHRDVRFDRAHFARIGSSSFDIEAVYIVTTPNYGRHMDILQDIHLRLLDIMGREGISLAQPSQKLYMQDPAPHVSTELQLVAAEESRSAATDPAG; encoded by the coding sequence ATGAACGAGTTCAGCCGGCCACTCACGATCCATTACTTCGGCAACTCGCTACTGCAATGGGGCGCCTTCGTCATCATCGCGACAATGGCGCTGCTGACACTGTTGCTGATACGCCGCCTGGTTCGTAACCGGCATGCCGTGCTGGCGGCGACCGCGGAAATCGAATTCGCCGAGCGGTTCTTCCAGATCGCCAGCCGCACCAGCAGCGCATTCCTGGCGATCGTCTCGGTCTACGCCGGCCTGCTGGCTTTGAAGCTCCCGGAAAACGCCTACCAGGCGATTCATACCGCGTTCACAATTGCCGTCTTCTGGCAGACTGGCTTGTGGGCAAGCACGGCGGTACTCGCCGCGGTGCAACGCCGGCGCCGCGGTGCCCTGAAGAGCGACCAGGCCGCGGCCAGCTCATTGGGCATTATCGGTTTCGTCGCCCGCCTGACGATCTGGTCGCTGGTCCTGCTGCTGACCCTCGATAATCTCGGCATCCAGATCAAGTCGCTGCTGGCCGGACTCGGTATCGGCGGCATTGCGGTGGCGCTCGCAGCTCAGAATATTCTGGGCGATCTGTTCGCATCCCTGTCCATTACGCTCGACCGTCCTTTCGTGGTGGGCGACGCGCTGCAGGTCGATGAATTCAGCGGCACGGTGGAATACATCGGCGTGAAAAGTACCCGCCTGCGCAGTGTCAGCGGTGAACAGATCATCATTCCGAACGCCAACCTGCTCAGCAGCCGGATTCGCAACAATGCCCGCCTGCGAGAGCGACGGGTGATCTATACCCTCAGCGTCGATCAGCTGACGTCCCACGAACAGCTGCGGCGGCTTCCGGGCATTTTGCGCGAACTGATCGAATCACATCGCGATGTACGCTTCGATCGTGCGCATTTCGCCAGGATCGGCTCATCCTCGTTCGACATCGAAGCCGTATATATCGTCACGACGCCGAACTACGGCAGACACATGGACATCCTCCAGGACATTCACCTGCGGCTGCTCGACATCATGGGTCGTGAGGGCATCTCGCTCGCCCAGCCGTCCCAGAAGCTGTATATGCAAGATCCGGCGCCGCACGTATCCACGGAATTGCAGCTCGTCGCGGCCGAGGAAAGCCGATCCGCGGCAACCGATCCGGCTGGCTGA
- a CDS encoding malate dehydrogenase translates to MKSPVNVAITGAAGQIGYALAFRIASGQMLGADQPVNLHLLEITPALGALQGVLMELNDCAFPTLNKIVATDDAKIAFKDCHAALLVGARPRGPGMERKDLLLANAQIFSVQGKALDEVADRNVRVLVVGNPANTNSLIAQRNAPNLNPRNFTAMVRLDHNRALAQLAEKTAVHSTRIRKTTIWGNHSSTQYPDLHHTLVDGKPALSLVEQSWYADTFIPVVQQRGAAIIKARGQSSAASAASAAIDHVRDWVNGTPEGDWVSMGVPSDGSYGIPEGVIYGYPVTCKNGDYQIVQGLDLNEFSRQRLDATHKELLEERDGVKDLI, encoded by the coding sequence ATGAAGAGTCCCGTGAATGTCGCGATCACCGGCGCCGCCGGACAGATCGGCTATGCCCTAGCCTTCCGCATCGCCTCGGGCCAGATGCTCGGCGCCGACCAACCGGTCAACCTGCATCTGCTGGAAATCACCCCGGCGCTCGGCGCCCTGCAGGGCGTGCTGATGGAACTGAACGACTGCGCCTTTCCGACACTGAACAAGATCGTCGCCACCGACGATGCAAAGATCGCGTTCAAGGACTGTCACGCCGCGCTGCTGGTCGGCGCGCGGCCCCGCGGGCCGGGCATGGAGCGCAAGGATCTGCTGTTGGCAAATGCGCAGATCTTTTCCGTGCAGGGCAAGGCGCTCGATGAAGTCGCGGATCGCAATGTGCGCGTGCTGGTCGTCGGCAATCCCGCCAACACCAATTCGCTGATCGCCCAGCGCAATGCGCCGAACCTGAATCCGCGCAATTTCACGGCCATGGTCCGCCTGGATCACAATCGTGCGCTGGCGCAATTGGCGGAGAAAACCGCGGTCCACAGCACCCGGATCCGCAAGACGACGATCTGGGGCAATCACTCCTCCACTCAATATCCCGATCTGCATCACACGCTGGTGGACGGCAAACCGGCCTTGTCACTGGTCGAGCAATCCTGGTACGCGGACACCTTCATCCCCGTCGTGCAGCAACGCGGCGCGGCGATCATCAAGGCGCGCGGACAGTCCTCGGCGGCCTCGGCGGCCTCGGCGGCCATCGATCATGTACGCGACTGGGTCAACGGTACGCCGGAAGGCGACTGGGTCAGCATGGGCGTGCCGTCCGACGGCAGCTACGGTATTCCGGAAGGCGTCATCTACGGTTATCCGGTGACCTGCAAGAACGGCGACTACCAGATCGTACAGGGACTGGACCTCAACGAATTCAGCCGTCAGCGCCTGGACGCCACCCACAAGGAGCTGCTGGAAGAACGCGACGGGGTGAAAGACCTGATT